The sequence below is a genomic window from Streptomyces sudanensis.
GACCGGGAGCAGATGCGCGCCCGGCTGGAGAAACTGTTCCTCTCACTGGCCTGAGGGCCCGGCGCGGCGCACCGGGCCGCACGGCTCACAGGAGGGCGTCGGCGAGCATGAGGGCGGCCACGACCAGCAGCGCCGCGGCGAAGACCCGCCGCAGCAGGGTGCCGGACGCCTTGGCCGCCAGGCGCTTGCCGTCCCAGGCGCCGAGGATCGCCGCCCCGGCGAAGGGGGCGACCACCGCCCAGTCGACGCCGGTCGCGGTGGCGCCGCGGGTGGCGAGCGAGGCCACGGAGTTCGCCGAGATGACCAGCAGGCTGGTCCCGACGGCGGCCTGCATCTCGAAGGCGAGCACCGTGGCCAGGGCGGGGACCGCGAGGAAACCCCCGCCGACCCCGAGCAGCCCGGTCAGCGCCCCCAGTCCCGCGCCGACTCCCGCGGCCTTCGCCGGGTGGGCCGCCGCCCGGCCGGCATCCGCCCGGGCGGGCCGCAGCATCCTCACCGCGGCGAGCGCGGCGACGACGGCGAACGCGCCGGTGAGGACCGGCTGGGGCAGGCGGGCGGCGGCGGCGCCCGCCGCGGCGGCGGGCAGGAGGCCGGCCGCCGCGAAGAGGGCCCCGGCCTTCCAGCGGACGTTCCCGGCGCGGGCGTGAACGTAGAGGGCGGTCAGCGAGGTGGCGGTGACGATGATCAGGCTGGCGGTGGTGGCGGCGGCGGGCGTGAAACCGAGCAGGTAGATCAGCGCGGGCACCGCCAGGACGCTGCCGCCCCCGCCGAGGGCGCCCAGGGCGAGCCCGACCACGGCCCCGGCGGCCAGTGCCAGGATCAGCGTGCTCACGCGGCGACACCGCCCTCGGCGCCCCCGCGAACGGCGGGAAGACCTCCCCGGAGCCGCGCGGTCGCGCCGTCGCCGGCGCCGGTACGGCCGCCCAGGGCGGCGAGCGGACCGGCGGCCGCGCGGGGGCCGTTCCCGGGGCGGCGGACCGCGNCCGTCCTGCCCGCCCCGCGCGGCCCCGCGGGGACCGGCGTCCGCCGTCGGGCGGTTCGACGGCGGGTGCGGCGCACCGGGNGCGCACCCGGTGCGCCGCCGCGGTGTCTCGCGGGCCGCGGGCGGGGCGGTCCGCCCACCGGCGGCCCGCCGGCGGGGCCGGTGCGGTGCGGGGCGGCCGGGGCCGCTGCGGGAGAGGAAGGACATCGTCGGTTCGGCTCCGTGCGGGTGCGGGTACGGGTGGTGGTCAGGCGGCGCCGTGGGGCCCGGCGAGGACGAGACCCGCCTCGGCGGCGGCCTCGAATCCGTCGTCGACGGCGACCACATCGCGGCCGGCGGCGTCGAGCAGGGAGGCGGCGATCGCCGCGCGCATCCCGCCGGCGCAGTGCACCCACACCCTCCCA
It includes:
- a CDS encoding sulfite exporter TauE/SafE family protein, translated to MSTLILALAAGAVVGLALGALGGGGSVLAVPALIYLLGFTPAAATTASLIIVTATSLTALYVHARAGNVRWKAGALFAAAGLLPAAAAGAAAARLPQPVLTGAFAVVAALAAVRMLRPARADAGRAAAHPAKAAGVGAGLGALTGLLGVGGGFLAVPALATVLAFEMQAAVGTSLLVISANSVASLATRGATATGVDWAVVAPFAGAAILGAWDGKRLAAKASGTLLRRVFAAALLVVAALMLADALL